A single genomic interval of Adhaeribacter pallidiroseus harbors:
- a CDS encoding ankyrin repeat domain-containing protein, whose protein sequence is MSNETEIREAVKSGDIAQVKALLSNEPDLIHAKTDDQISVVLLATYQRNPRLLEVLLAHDNYKLSIFEAAALGENDRVQELLNEQPELLHATSPDGFSPLGLASFFGHLDTVKLLLVKGAAVNEPSKNAWQVHPLHSAVASRSLETVTYLLQQGAAINGQQQHGFTPLHTAAQHGDADMIKLLLEHGADINAVTTAGETAMDIALKCKHTEAVQMFVAG, encoded by the coding sequence ATGTCTAACGAAACAGAAATACGGGAAGCTGTAAAATCAGGTGATATTGCGCAGGTAAAAGCCTTATTATCGAATGAACCAGATTTAATTCATGCAAAAACTGATGACCAGATTTCAGTAGTCTTGTTAGCCACTTACCAGCGGAATCCGCGCTTATTAGAAGTGTTACTGGCTCATGACAATTATAAGCTCAGTATATTTGAAGCAGCTGCTTTAGGAGAAAACGACCGGGTTCAGGAATTGCTGAACGAACAACCGGAATTACTGCATGCCACTTCCCCGGATGGGTTTAGTCCTTTAGGTTTAGCAAGCTTTTTTGGCCATCTGGATACCGTAAAGTTATTACTAGTAAAAGGAGCCGCGGTAAATGAACCTTCTAAAAATGCCTGGCAAGTGCATCCATTACACTCCGCAGTAGCATCTCGTAGCCTCGAAACCGTTACTTACTTATTGCAGCAAGGCGCGGCTATTAACGGCCAGCAACAACACGGTTTTACGCCGCTGCACACCGCTGCCCAACACGGCGATGCGGATATGATTAAATTACTACTGGAACATGGGGCTGATATTAATGCAGTAACGACTGCAGGCGAAACAGCTATGGACATTGCTCTTAAATGCAAGCACACGGAAGCAGTGCAAATGTTTGTAGCCGGTTAA
- the rplS gene encoding 50S ribosomal protein L19: MSQLLDLIQQEYNEKRAGIPDFAAGDTINIHVKIREGNKERIQQFQGVVIQRKNPNSNGETFTVRKVSNQIGLERIFPLLSPNIEKIEVIRRGKVRRARLYYLRGLSGKASRIKERRFKTA, encoded by the coding sequence ATGAGCCAATTATTAGATCTCATTCAACAAGAATACAATGAAAAGCGCGCCGGTATTCCTGATTTCGCTGCTGGTGATACCATTAACATTCACGTAAAAATACGGGAAGGTAACAAAGAACGGATTCAGCAGTTTCAAGGAGTTGTGATTCAGCGTAAGAACCCGAATAGCAATGGTGAAACTTTCACGGTACGTAAAGTATCTAACCAAATTGGTCTGGAACGTATTTTCCCTTTATTATCACCAAACATTGAGAAAATTGAAGTTATCCGTCGTGGTAAAGTAAGAAGAGCCCGTTTGTATTATCTCCGTGGTCTTTCCGGTAAAGCTTCTAGAATTAAAGAACGTCGTTTTAAAACGGCTTAA
- the trmD gene encoding tRNA (guanosine(37)-N1)-methyltransferase TrmD, giving the protein MRFDIISCQPDLLDSPFGHSILKRAQQKGLVEIYVNDLRKYAINKYGQIDDYAFGGGAGMVMMIEPIAKCLAELQAQREYNAVIYMTPDGETLTQNTVNRFSLLQNIIILCGHYKGVDERVRQHFITHEISIGDYVLSGGELGAAVLTDAIIRILPGVLNDESSALTDSFQDGLLAPPVYTRPADYNGWSVPAVLLSGDTPKIEQWRFEQAVARTEQRRPDLLH; this is encoded by the coding sequence ATGCGGTTTGATATTATTAGTTGCCAGCCCGACTTACTCGATAGCCCTTTCGGCCATTCTATTTTAAAACGCGCGCAACAAAAAGGCCTGGTAGAAATTTACGTGAATGACTTGCGTAAATATGCCATCAATAAATACGGCCAGATTGATGATTACGCTTTTGGTGGGGGCGCTGGCATGGTAATGATGATTGAGCCCATTGCCAAATGCTTAGCCGAATTACAAGCACAGCGCGAATACAATGCCGTTATTTACATGACTCCCGACGGAGAAACCTTAACCCAGAATACCGTGAACCGGTTCTCTCTTTTACAAAATATTATAATACTATGCGGGCATTACAAAGGAGTAGACGAACGGGTTCGCCAGCATTTTATCACGCATGAAATTAGTATTGGTGATTATGTATTATCGGGAGGTGAACTGGGTGCAGCCGTTTTAACCGATGCTATAATCCGAATTTTACCGGGCGTTTTAAATGATGAATCATCGGCTTTAACCGATTCGTTTCAGGATGGTTTACTGGCCCCGCCGGTTTACACCCGACCGGCTGATTACAATGGCTGGTCGGTACCTGCCGTTCTGCTTTCCGGTGATACTCCTAAAATAGAACAATGGCGCTTTGAGCAAGCAGTTGCCCGCACCGAACAACGCCGTCCGGATTTACTGCATTAA
- a CDS encoding ComEA family DNA-binding protein, producing MELSSNKWLRLILGSFLWLASTFTWAQEVPRAAINLELLAQELVTQPDNANLVYEDVYENLLQYYQQPINLNKTNREELESLFILSPMQVNNFLEYMRLNSPLLSSYELQAIPGFDLATIYKLLPFVVIPAGNLLTQLQPLWLRMQQEENQYFLVRYDRSLQQRKGYTLADTSSTGRIASRYQGSPNKYLIRYRNSHARDFSVGFTAEKDAGEQLIWDKDTRRYGLDFYSAHLQLYNQGRFKTLAIGDYQMQFGQGLLLAGGFAVGKGAETITTLRRSNLGIRPYSSVLEAAFFRGAAVTYTWGSWESTLFYSQKNLDGNLQSSTDTLATEDGATDDSFSSIQATGFHRTLSEINAKHRIEEHVTGGNFLYRAKHAPFTIGLTALRTTYSAARQPVSRSYNQFEFTGRQLVSVGTHYAYSWQNLNFFGETARSSTGGWGTVNGILASLSAQVEASVLYRNYGRQFHSAYGNAFGESTRNNNEQGWYFGLKIKPASHWEITAYHDLFTFPWLKYRVDAPSHGSESLVRLQYQPTKTALLYAQFRTENKGRNTPVVNQQIDFVSPTLRHSFLVYLDYTPTPKLNLRSRIQQSSFIVEGSTTQGYFMAQDINLNLKKWQFSTRYGLFDTDNYDNRQYTIERDVLYAFSVPALSGVGAHYYLLVQFKASAKLNFWLKYSATDYRHQKTLGSGLEEMQGSQREDVRVQVRYGFH from the coding sequence ATGGAATTAAGCAGCAACAAGTGGCTAAGGCTGATATTAGGCAGCTTTTTATGGCTGGCAAGTACTTTTACATGGGCCCAGGAAGTACCGCGTGCTGCTATAAATTTAGAATTATTAGCTCAGGAACTTGTCACTCAACCGGATAATGCCAACCTGGTATACGAAGATGTTTACGAAAATCTTCTTCAATACTATCAGCAACCAATTAACCTGAACAAAACCAATCGCGAAGAATTAGAATCATTATTTATTTTGTCGCCGATGCAGGTAAATAACTTTCTGGAGTATATGCGGTTAAACAGTCCCTTGTTAAGTTCTTATGAATTACAAGCTATTCCGGGATTTGATTTAGCTACTATTTACAAATTACTGCCCTTTGTGGTTATACCCGCAGGAAACCTGCTCACGCAATTACAGCCTTTATGGCTCCGCATGCAACAAGAAGAAAACCAATATTTCTTAGTTCGATACGACCGTTCGCTGCAGCAACGAAAGGGATACACTTTGGCTGATACCAGTAGCACCGGTAGAATTGCCAGCCGTTACCAGGGCTCCCCCAACAAATACCTCATTCGGTACCGTAACAGCCATGCCCGTGATTTTAGTGTGGGCTTTACCGCGGAAAAAGATGCCGGTGAACAGTTGATTTGGGATAAGGATACCCGGCGTTACGGCTTAGATTTTTACTCCGCGCATCTGCAATTGTATAATCAAGGTAGGTTTAAAACCTTAGCAATAGGCGATTATCAGATGCAGTTTGGCCAAGGATTACTGCTGGCGGGCGGTTTCGCCGTGGGCAAAGGCGCCGAAACAATTACTACCCTCCGCCGGAGCAACTTAGGTATCAGACCTTATTCATCAGTGTTGGAGGCAGCTTTTTTTCGGGGAGCCGCTGTTACTTATACCTGGGGTTCCTGGGAATCAACGTTGTTTTACTCACAGAAAAACCTGGATGGTAATCTGCAAAGTAGCACGGATACTTTAGCAACGGAAGATGGAGCTACCGACGATTCTTTTTCTTCTATTCAAGCCACAGGCTTTCACCGGACCCTTTCCGAAATTAATGCGAAGCACCGAATAGAGGAACACGTAACCGGCGGAAATTTTTTGTACCGGGCTAAACACGCTCCATTTACAATTGGCTTAACTGCTCTGCGCACCACATACAGCGCAGCCCGGCAACCCGTCTCACGCTCGTATAACCAATTTGAGTTTACTGGCCGGCAGCTTGTAAGTGTCGGAACGCACTATGCCTATAGCTGGCAAAATTTAAATTTTTTCGGAGAAACGGCCCGCTCTTCTACCGGAGGCTGGGGAACTGTAAATGGGATACTGGCGAGTTTGTCGGCGCAGGTAGAAGCATCCGTACTTTACCGTAATTACGGTCGTCAGTTTCATTCTGCGTACGGGAACGCCTTTGGCGAAAGCACCCGCAATAACAATGAGCAAGGTTGGTACTTTGGTTTAAAGATAAAACCGGCTTCCCACTGGGAAATTACAGCCTATCACGATCTTTTTACCTTTCCTTGGCTAAAATACCGGGTAGATGCTCCTTCTCATGGATCCGAGAGTTTAGTACGTTTGCAATACCAACCAACTAAAACAGCTCTACTATACGCGCAATTCCGGACGGAGAATAAGGGGCGAAATACACCAGTGGTAAATCAACAGATTGATTTTGTGAGCCCAACCCTTCGTCATAGCTTTTTGGTATATCTAGATTATACACCTACGCCTAAGCTAAACTTACGTTCGCGGATACAGCAGAGCTCTTTTATCGTTGAAGGCAGTACTACCCAAGGTTATTTTATGGCGCAGGATATTAATCTAAATTTAAAAAAATGGCAGTTTAGTACCCGTTATGGCTTGTTCGACACTGATAATTACGATAACCGCCAGTATACCATAGAGCGGGATGTGTTGTATGCATTCTCCGTGCCTGCTTTGAGCGGAGTAGGAGCGCATTATTACCTTCTGGTACAATTTAAAGCCAGTGCCAAACTTAATTTCTGGCTAAAGTATTCGGCTACAGATTACCGCCACCAGAAAACCCTAGGTTCAGGTTTGGAGGAAATGCAGGGGAGCCAGCGGGAAGATGTTCGCGTACAGGTACGCTATGGTTTCCATTAA